One region of Rattus norvegicus strain BN/NHsdMcwi chromosome 13, GRCr8, whole genome shotgun sequence genomic DNA includes:
- the Tmem14cl1 gene encoding transmembrane protein 14C-like: MQKDSGPLVPLHYYGFGYAALVATGGIIGYAKAGSVPSLAAGLFFGGLAGLGAYQLSQDPRNVWVFLATSGTLAGIMGMRFYNSGKFMPAGLIAGTSLLMVAKLGLSMLSSSHP; encoded by the coding sequence ATGCAGAAGGACAGTGGCCCACTGGTTCCTTTACATTATTATGGTTTCGGCTATGCGGCCCTGGTGGCTACTGGTGGGATTATTGGCTATGCAAAAGCAGGTAGTGTGCCGTCCCTGGCTGCTGGACTCTTCTTCGGGGGCCTGGCAGGCCTGGGTGCCTACCAGCTGTCTCAGGATCCCAGGAACGTGTGGGTTTTCCTAGCTACGTCTGGGACTTTGGCTGGCATTATGGGGATGAGATTCTACAACTCTGGGAAATTTATGCCTGCAGGTTTGATCGCGGGAACCAGTTTGCTGATGGTTGCCAAACTTGGAC